A genomic region of Pseudomonas abietaniphila contains the following coding sequences:
- a CDS encoding sodium-dependent transporter, which produces MSTDKVSVHGSWASRWVFILAATGSAVGLGSIWKFPYMVGVYGGGAFVLVFLACIALIGVPVMMAETLIGRRARQSPANALKVLALEAGHSSKWSWGAFAGMITALLILSFYSVVGGWSLEYIIDVGKGDFQAATPDGVGAFFGEMIADPWRLVAWHTLFMLLSAITIAKGVNAGLERSLRILMPLLFVLMVILLGYSLTTGHFMEGVHFMFDFTPEKLLDGLLPAMGHAFFSLSVGVGSIMIYGAYMTKEASISATVVGVALLDTFVSLLAGLALFPIVFAAGLNPSEGPGLMFVTLPYAFSNVAFGTVMGVVFFILVAVAAWSSAISLLEPMVAYLVERTKVRRGWVTFWLSFICWFVGLGTVFSFNIWKQAKFFVNEGGAFHLYQWGATAGLDFFGVIDFFTSRIMLPLGGLCFVIFAGWVMGREAVRDELSVRSPVLFALTFFLMRYVAPIGILIVFAAQLWK; this is translated from the coding sequence ATGTCGACGGACAAGGTTTCGGTTCACGGCAGCTGGGCGAGCCGCTGGGTGTTTATCCTGGCCGCCACAGGCTCGGCCGTGGGGTTGGGAAGCATATGGAAATTCCCCTACATGGTCGGCGTCTACGGCGGCGGTGCATTCGTGCTGGTGTTTCTGGCGTGCATCGCGTTGATCGGCGTTCCGGTGATGATGGCCGAAACCCTGATCGGCCGTCGTGCGCGCCAAAGTCCGGCCAATGCGCTCAAGGTGCTGGCGCTGGAAGCGGGGCATTCGAGTAAGTGGTCCTGGGGCGCATTCGCCGGGATGATCACTGCGCTGCTGATTCTTTCTTTTTATAGCGTCGTGGGCGGCTGGTCGCTCGAATACATCATTGATGTGGGCAAGGGCGATTTCCAGGCCGCTACGCCGGATGGCGTAGGCGCATTCTTCGGCGAGATGATCGCCGATCCATGGCGTCTGGTGGCGTGGCACACGCTGTTCATGCTGCTGTCGGCGATCACCATTGCCAAGGGCGTCAACGCCGGTCTTGAGCGCAGCCTGCGGATCCTGATGCCGCTGCTGTTCGTGCTGATGGTGATTCTGTTGGGCTACAGCCTGACCACCGGGCACTTCATGGAAGGCGTGCATTTCATGTTCGACTTCACACCCGAGAAACTGCTCGACGGGTTGCTGCCTGCGATGGGTCACGCGTTTTTTTCGCTGAGCGTCGGCGTGGGCTCGATCATGATTTATGGCGCCTACATGACCAAAGAGGCCTCGATCAGCGCTACGGTTGTGGGTGTGGCGCTCCTGGATACCTTTGTTTCGTTGCTAGCCGGTCTGGCATTGTTTCCGATTGTGTTTGCGGCAGGTCTGAATCCGAGCGAAGGCCCGGGCCTGATGTTTGTCACCTTGCCTTACGCGTTTAGTAACGTAGCGTTCGGCACGGTCATGGGCGTGGTGTTCTTCATTCTCGTCGCCGTGGCGGCGTGGAGTTCGGCGATCTCGCTCCTGGAGCCGATGGTGGCGTACCTCGTGGAGCGCACCAAGGTGCGTCGTGGTTGGGTGACCTTCTGGCTGTCGTTCATCTGCTGGTTTGTGGGACTCGGAACCGTGTTCTCGTTCAACATCTGGAAGCAGGCCAAATTTTTCGTGAACGAAGGCGGCGCGTTTCATCTCTACCAGTGGGGCGCGACGGCTGGCCTGGATTTCTTCGGCGTGATCGATTTCTTCACGTCGCGGATCATGCTGCCGCTGGGTGGATTGTGCTTTGTGATTTTCGCGGGTTGGGTGATGGGCCGTGAGGCCGTGCGCGACGAGTTGTCGGTGCGCAGTCCGGTTCTGTTCGCTCTAACGTTTTTTTTGATGCGCTATGTGGCGCCGATCGGCATTCTGATTGTGTTTGCCGCTCAGCTTTGGAAATGA
- a CDS encoding type II toxin-antitoxin system RatA family toxin has protein sequence MTTHIQRSALLPYPAQALYDLVNDVARYSEFLPWCSGATVLEQSDTMMRARVEVAKGGLSQHFVTRNTLKPGQMIEMNLEEGPFSQLHGIWTFKALGEKACKISLDLSFDYSGSIVRATLGPLFNQAANTLVDAFCQRAKELHV, from the coding sequence ATGACTACGCATATTCAACGTTCGGCCCTGTTGCCGTATCCCGCTCAGGCGCTGTACGACCTGGTCAACGACGTGGCTCGCTATTCCGAGTTCCTGCCCTGGTGCTCCGGCGCCACGGTGCTGGAACAGAGCGATACGATGATGCGCGCTCGCGTCGAGGTGGCCAAAGGTGGCCTGAGTCAGCATTTCGTGACGCGCAACACGCTGAAGCCTGGGCAGATGATCGAGATGAACCTGGAGGAAGGGCCGTTCAGTCAGCTGCATGGCATCTGGACCTTCAAGGCGCTGGGCGAGAAGGCCTGCAAGATCAGTCTGGATCTGTCCTTCGATTACTCCGGTTCCATCGTGCGTGCCACGCTGGGCCCGTTGTTCAATCAGGCAGCCAACACCTTGGTCGATGCGTTCTGCCAGCGCGCTAAAGAGCTGCATGTCTGA
- a CDS encoding RnfH family protein — translation MSEAMINVEVVYAAVDRQELLKIEVPAGTTVLGAVTASGIAERFADVQFDQYALGIFGKVIPDPSVRRVEEGDRVEIYRPLLADPKEVRRLRAEKAAKAKKAQKPI, via the coding sequence ATGTCTGAGGCGATGATCAACGTCGAGGTGGTGTATGCCGCTGTCGACCGTCAGGAGCTGCTCAAGATTGAGGTGCCCGCGGGTACCACCGTCTTGGGCGCTGTGACGGCTTCCGGCATCGCTGAGCGCTTCGCCGATGTGCAGTTCGATCAATACGCGCTCGGGATATTTGGCAAGGTGATCCCCGATCCTTCAGTGCGTCGAGTGGAGGAGGGCGATCGGGTCGAGATCTACCGCCCGCTGCTGGCTGATCCGAAAGAAGTGCGACGGTTGCGCGCGGAGAAGGCCGCGAAGGCAAAAAAAGCGCAAAAACCGATTTAA
- a CDS encoding outer membrane protein assembly factor BamE — MQNTKLLLTSFTFVGLLALAGCSFPGVYKIDIQQGNVVTQDMIDQLRPGMTRRQVRFIMGNPLLADTFHPDRWDYLYSLQPGGGERQQERISLIFNANDQLASLSGDFKPGVSRDEAILGKSSDTTTTPENKGEQQPKEEPPKPGSLLEQIQNDVDKVETVPVPTQEPLDTNPR; from the coding sequence ATGCAAAACACCAAGCTCTTGCTAACCAGTTTCACCTTCGTGGGACTGCTCGCACTCGCCGGTTGTTCATTCCCCGGGGTTTATAAAATCGACATCCAACAGGGCAATGTCGTCACGCAGGACATGATAGACCAGTTACGGCCCGGAATGACCCGTCGGCAAGTAAGGTTTATCATGGGCAATCCCCTGTTGGCCGATACCTTCCACCCTGATCGCTGGGACTACCTGTACAGCCTGCAGCCCGGTGGCGGTGAACGCCAACAGGAACGCATCAGCCTGATCTTCAATGCCAACGATCAACTCGCGAGCCTTTCCGGCGACTTCAAACCCGGCGTGAGCCGCGACGAAGCCATCCTTGGCAAGAGCAGCGACACGACTACTACCCCCGAAAACAAAGGGGAACAGCAGCCGAAGGAAGAGCCGCCGAAGCCTGGCTCTCTGCTCGAGCAGATCCAGAACGATGTCGACAAGGTCGAAACCGTTCCGGTCCCGACTCAGGAACCGCTGGACACCAATCCACGCTGA
- the fur gene encoding ferric iron uptake transcriptional regulator, with the protein MVENSELRKAGLKVTLPRVKILQMLDSAEQRHMSAEDVYKALMEANEDVGLATVYRVLTQFEAAGLVVRHNFDGGHAVFELADGGHHDHMVNVESGEVIEFFDEEIEKLQKAIVTKHGFELVDHNLVLYVRKKEKLD; encoded by the coding sequence ATGGTTGAAAATAGCGAACTACGCAAAGCTGGACTTAAAGTGACTCTGCCACGGGTCAAGATCCTTCAAATGCTCGATTCTGCAGAGCAGCGCCACATGAGCGCGGAGGACGTCTACAAGGCACTTATGGAGGCCAACGAAGACGTCGGTCTGGCAACGGTTTACCGTGTTTTGACTCAGTTCGAAGCAGCCGGGTTGGTGGTTCGCCACAACTTCGACGGCGGTCATGCCGTGTTTGAGCTTGCCGACGGAGGCCACCACGACCACATGGTCAATGTGGAGTCCGGTGAGGTGATCGAGTTCTTCGACGAAGAAATCGAAAAGCTGCAAAAAGCCATTGTGACCAAGCACGGTTTTGAGCTGGTGGATCACAATCTGGTGCTTTACGTACGCAAGAAAGAGAAGCTGGACTGA
- the recN gene encoding DNA repair protein RecN, translating to MLVHLSIHSYAIVEHLDLELDRGMSVITGETGAGKSIMLDALGLTLGDRADSGVVRPGADKADILATFDVSDIPEADAWLKERDLETDGPCILRRVITAEGRSRSYINGTPCPQGDLKALGELLIDIHSQHEHQSLLKTDTHRRLLDEYAGATDLARQVQLAAQRWRQTRQELERLANSGDEQRAKHQLLSYQLEELESLSLGENELEHLEQEHTTLTNAESLLGICRQVVELCSESDSGNALNALTASLNRLTSVNNSPDALNEATNLLSSAQIQVEEAVGEINRFLDRFEADPARLQQIEERLDTIYTLARKHRVQPTEVPALHQKLLDEIETLNANDEAIERLEHELGSYARHYQEKARELSDLRHRAAPELAHAVEHEIQRLGMPGGRFNIELRENAEKELSPHGLEQVELLVSANPGQPLKALAKVASGGELSRISLAIQVITAQTSRVPTLVFDEVDVGIGGPTAEIVGQLLRRLGERGQVMTVTHLPQVAAQGHQHLFVHKVREEEVTRTAVSKLSKSERVEEVARMLGGIDLTKESLAHAKKMVITAKS from the coding sequence ATGCTGGTGCACCTGTCCATACATAGCTACGCCATCGTTGAACATCTCGATCTGGAACTGGATCGCGGCATGAGCGTGATCACCGGTGAGACCGGTGCCGGCAAGTCGATCATGCTCGACGCGCTTGGCCTGACGCTGGGTGATCGTGCCGACAGCGGCGTAGTAAGACCGGGTGCCGACAAGGCTGACATTCTGGCAACCTTCGATGTGTCGGACATCCCGGAAGCCGACGCCTGGCTCAAGGAGCGCGATCTGGAAACCGACGGCCCCTGCATTCTTCGCAGGGTGATCACCGCCGAAGGCCGTTCGCGCTCTTATATAAACGGCACGCCCTGCCCGCAGGGCGATCTCAAAGCGCTGGGCGAACTGCTGATCGATATCCATAGCCAGCACGAGCATCAGTCACTGCTCAAGACCGACACTCATCGTCGGCTGCTGGACGAATATGCAGGCGCCACCGACCTCGCGCGCCAGGTGCAACTGGCCGCTCAACGCTGGCGCCAGACGCGCCAGGAGCTTGAGCGACTTGCCAACTCCGGGGACGAACAGCGCGCCAAGCACCAATTGTTGAGCTATCAGCTGGAAGAACTCGAAAGCCTGAGTCTGGGCGAAAACGAGCTTGAACATCTGGAGCAGGAACACACCACCCTGACGAACGCAGAAAGCTTGCTGGGCATCTGCCGACAAGTCGTCGAGCTGTGCAGCGAGAGCGATTCAGGCAACGCACTGAACGCCCTGACCGCCAGCCTCAACCGGTTGACCAGCGTAAACAACTCGCCAGACGCGCTGAATGAAGCGACCAACCTGCTCTCCAGCGCGCAGATTCAGGTGGAAGAAGCCGTTGGCGAAATCAATCGTTTCCTGGATCGTTTCGAAGCCGACCCTGCACGCCTGCAACAGATCGAAGAGCGGCTGGACACCATTTACACGCTCGCGCGCAAACACCGGGTTCAGCCAACCGAAGTGCCGGCATTGCATCAGAAGCTGCTGGACGAGATCGAGACGCTGAACGCCAATGACGAAGCCATCGAGCGTCTCGAGCATGAACTCGGCTCGTATGCCCGCCACTATCAGGAAAAGGCCCGCGAACTGAGCGACCTTCGCCATCGTGCAGCCCCTGAGCTGGCCCATGCCGTGGAGCATGAGATTCAGCGACTGGGCATGCCAGGCGGACGCTTCAATATCGAACTGCGTGAAAACGCGGAGAAGGAACTGTCACCTCACGGCCTTGAACAGGTCGAGCTGCTGGTCAGTGCCAACCCCGGTCAACCGCTCAAGGCGCTGGCAAAAGTGGCATCAGGCGGTGAACTCTCCCGGATCAGTCTGGCGATCCAGGTCATTACCGCACAGACCTCACGCGTGCCCACGCTGGTCTTTGACGAAGTCGACGTCGGCATCGGCGGACCGACCGCTGAAATCGTCGGGCAGCTGCTGCGCAGGCTCGGTGAGCGTGGCCAGGTCATGACCGTCACGCACTTGCCACAGGTCGCGGCGCAAGGGCATCAGCACTTATTCGTGCACAAGGTTCGCGAGGAAGAGGTGACACGCACCGCCGTTTCCAAACTCAGCAAGAGCGAGCGCGTGGAGGAAGTGGCGAGGATGCTGGGCGGGATCGACCTGACCAAGGAATCCCTGGCCCACGCGAAAAAGATGGTGATTACCGCCAAATCCTGA